Proteins encoded within one genomic window of Leptidea sinapis chromosome 7, ilLepSina1.1, whole genome shotgun sequence:
- the LOC126965231 gene encoding scavenger receptor class B member 1-like isoform X2 gives MISFNRLFVLLMIGFLCLGIGIFIALVKPYDMLFRWKIVFREGGEIFEMWRKPEVELYLRVYLFNITNAEDYMAGKDSKLKLKEVGPFVYREHLEHRITKFNENGTLSAIPKHPLTWVEELSEGNKEDDILYLPHIALLSIANVVAPQSFVTRFGLNNLIGLTNSQPLAKMTARQFMMGYESDLMTFGNTFMPGWIYFDKLGLIDRMYDFNGDYETIYTGQKDQALSGLIDTYRGSTELSQWQEKHCSNVHLASDGAKFRSGLSKNDSLLFFRKSMCRAAPLYPVKDGVKNGLEGRLYTFPEHMLDNGKYIKENKCFCRNGKCLPEGLLDVTDCYYGFPIALSYPHFYKGDDVLFNKIEGLTPNQELHETRFWVQPESGLPLDVSAKFQINMALDDISNMKNTEKFANIYLPLLWFDIRLFELPTSMETRFKLYLNILPVVERCAMYIGFIIGSVLIIITIYILTFKIMFKTYKKNQCNNLRPPLWSGVNSKQTNVIKDSVYEPCEIPINESESDNSDQIESNKSTKLHSNILIAFGHRISNMYNAFGKPNKLDNERSDRKQSLINAEDSQDDMNEAYKSDSCEEQAVSKYRAVNQTDSEDDCKYLEVLDDGSGFDDYVYSNNERSTVLKLVG, from the exons GGCTGTTCGTGCTGTTAATGATTGGATTCCTTTGTCTGGGCATCGGGATTTTCATTGCACTGGTGAAGCCTTATGATATGCTCTTCCGATGG AAAATAGTCTTCCGAGAGGGTGGCGAGATCTTTGAAATGTGGAGGAAACCGGAGGTGGAGctttatttgagagtgtatctCTTTAATATCACAAATGCTGAAGACTACATGGCCGGGAAGGACTCCAAGCTCAAGTTGAAAGAAGTCGGACCATTTGTATACAG GGAACATTTAGAACATAGGATCACAAAATTCAATGAGAATGGCACTCTGTCAGCAATACCGAAGCATCCGTTGACTTGGGTTGAAGAACTGTCTGAAGGGAACAAAGAAGATGACATTCTGTATCTACCTCATATTGCGTTACTG agcaTAGCAAATGTAGTTGCACCACAGAGTTTCGTGACACGTTTTGGCCTGAACAATCTCATAGGTCTTACAAACAGCCAACCTCTTGCCAAAATGACAGCCAGGCAGTTCATGATGGGCTATGAGTCTGATCTGATGACGTTTGGAAACACCTTTATGCCCGGCTGGATATATTTCGATAAGCTTGGACTGATTGATCGG ATGTACGATTTTAATGGCGACTACGAAACCATATACACAGGTCAAAAAGACCAGGCCCTATCGGGTCTAATAGACACATATAGAGGTTCAACAGAACTTTCACAGTGGCAGGAAAAACACTGCTCCAACGTGCATTTAGCTTCTGATGGTGCGAAGTTCCGGAGTGGTCTATCGAAGAATGATTCATTGCTTTTCTTTAGGAAAAGCATGTGCAGAGCAGCGCCGCTG TATCCCGTGAAAGATGGTGTGAAAAATGGCCTTGAAGGTCGTTTATATACATTCCCGGAACATATGCTCGATAATGGGAAAtatatcaaagaaaataaatgtttctgTAGAAATG gaaAATGTTTACCAGAAGGTCTGTTAGATGTCACCGATTGCTACTACGGGTTTCCAATAGCTTTGTCCTACCCGCATTTCTACAAGGGTGATGAcgttttgtttaataaaatcgAGGGCCTTACACCTAATCAAGAACTTCATGAGACTAG gtTTTGGGTTCAGCCGGAATCAGGACTTCCTTTAGACGTCAGTGCAAAATTCCAAATTAACATGGCACTGGATGACATATCAAATATGAAAAATACTGAGAAGTTTGCCAACATATACTTACCGCTTTTGTGGTTTGatatt AGACTATTTGAATTACCTACCTCAATGGAAACGCGTTTTAAGCTGTACCTCAATATATTACCCGTTGTAGAGAGGTGTGCCATGTACATTGGATTTATCATCGGATCagttctaattattattacgatATACATTCTCACATTTAAGATAATGTTTAAAACGTACAAAAAGAATCAGTGTAATAACCTCCGTCCCCCATTATGGTCTGGAGTAAATTCAAAACAGACCAATGTTATCAAAGACAGCGTATACGAACCTTGCGAAATACCGATCAATGAATCAGAATCTGATAATTCTGATCAAATAGAGTCTAATAAATCCACAAAACTGCATTCCAATATATTGATCGCCTTTGGCCATAGAATATCAAATATGTATAACGCATTTGGTAAGCCCAATAAATTAGATAATGAAAGAAGTGACAGAAAACAATCATTAATAAATGCAGAAGATTCACAAGATGACATGAATGAAGCATATAAAAGTGATTCTTGTGAGGAACAAGCGGTGAGCAAATATCGTGCTGTGAACCAAACTGATAGCGAAGAtgattgtaaatatttagaaGTCTTGGATGATGGTAGTGGATTCGATGATTACgtttattcaaataatgaaaGATCTACAGTTCTTAAGTTAGTTGGATAG
- the LOC126965236 gene encoding steroid transmembrane transporter SLC22A24-like: MPDQRRDDNSDVVPKREEFHPEVNYDVLLTAAGGFGKYQWYLFFISGPFYFFFAFVYFSQIFITQVSTNHWCWIPELENLTVTERRNIAIPKDQSSSFGYSRCSSYVADWKDVLNTGQRPNETWSTQECQYGWEFDKTEIPYQTISSELGWVCEKNSYQAIAQSIYFIGSVFGSLLFGWISDRFGRLPATTVSNMFGCVSGITSIFSTNIIDFSVSRFVMGMAYDRCMMMPYLLVLEFVGPKYRSVITNVPFAIFFMLGSVALPWIALACHDWRVFSLATSIPLVLTLLTPLFIPESPRWLLSMNRVDEAIDKVNNIAKINGETIPENMIQLFKTNVGAGTKEDESSCLEIFKRPLMLKMFLSMCLLYSCNVIAYDVLLRNIESLGYDFFLSFTLISITELPACILVGFVLDRLGRKFMMVVSLGICIICCITIILLSGGLAAVAFAMIARFTLNISYNISMQWPNEIVPTCVRGSATSIIHICGVFAAVLSPYIAYSENYVTGMPLILIAIISATGILCCFVIPETSGKDLPQTFSEAEELVVNEKCLIVPISFPKFLLKWN, encoded by the coding sequence ATGCCGGACCAGAGAAGAGATGACAATTCTGACGTAGTCCCTAAAAGGGAAGAGTTTCATCCGGAGGTCAATTACGATGTGCTTCTAACTGCAGCGGGGGGATTCGGAAAATATCAATGGTACCTGTTCTTCATCAGTGGACCGTTTTATTTCTTCTTCGCTTTTGTTTACTTCtcacaaatttttataacacaagTATCTACCAATCACTGGTGTTGGATTCCAGAGCTTGAGAATTTGACTGTGACTGAAAGGAGGAACATAGCGATTCCTAAAGACCAGAGTTCCAGTTTTGGATATTCAAGATGCTCTTCATATGTGGCTGACTGGAAGGACGTGCTGAATACTGGACAGCGTCCCAATGAAACGTGGAGTACACAGGAATGCCAATATGGATGGGAGTTTGATAAAACTGAAATACCATATCAGACTATTTCAAGTGAACTTGGATGGGTTTGTGAAAAAAACAGCTACCAAGCAATTGCtcaatcaatatattttataggttCTGTTTTTGGATCATTACTTTTTGGATGGATATCTGACCGTTTTGGAAGACTTCCTGCAACCACAGTGAGTAATATGTTTGGTTGTGTATCAGGAATCACCAGTATATTCTCAACCAATATCATCGACTTCTCAGTGAGTAGATTCGTCATGGGAATGGCTTACGATAGATGTATGATGATGCCTTATCTGTTAGTCTTAGAATTCGTTGGTCCAAAATATAGGAGCGTTATAACGAATGTGCcatttgcaatttttttcatGTTGGGTTCTGTTGCGTTACCGTGGATTGCATTAGCTTGTCATGATTGGCGAGTATTTTCTTTAGCTACAAGTATTCCATTAGTTTTAACTTTGTTGACTCCACTTTTCATTCCAGAAAGTCCAAGGTGGCTTCTATCTATGAATCGTGTAGATGAGGCCATTGACAAAGTTAACAATATAGCAAAAATAAATGGAGAAACTATACCGGAAAATATGATCCAACTATTCAAAACAAACGTAGGAGCGGGAACAAAAGAGGATGAATCAAGCTGTTTGGAAATTTTTAAAAGGCCGTTAATGCTTAAAATGTTTCTGAGTATGTGTCTGCTATATTCCTGTAATGTTATTGCTTACGATGTGCTTCTGCGAAACATTGAATCATTGGgttatgatttttttctttcatttacATTGATATCCATTACCGAATTACCAGCTTGTATATTAGTTGGATTCGTTTTAGATAGATTAGGCCGAAAATTTATGATGGTTGTATCATTAGGTATTTGTATAATATGCTGCATAACGATTATATTATTGAGTGGTGGATTAGCTGCAGTGGCATTCGCCATGATTGCTagatttacattaaatatatcttataatatatcAATGCAATGGCCTAATGAAATAGTGCCAACCTGTGTTCGAGGTTCTGCAACTTCCATTATACATATATGTGGGGTATTTGCTGCTGTTCTGTCTCCATATATTGCTTATTCAGAGAACTATGTGACAGGAATGCCGTTAATATTGATAGCTATTATATCAGCGACTGGTATACTGTGTTGCTTTGTGATACCGGAAACATCTGGCAAAGATTTGCCGCAGACGTTTTCTGAAGCGGAGGAATTGGTTGttaatgaaaaatgtttaattgTACCGATTTCATTTCCTAAATTCTTACTAAAATGGAATTAG